The Spirulina subsalsa PCC 9445 region CCATAATACCTCATTATCCCATTCCGTTCGTAGGGGGGGATTCATTTGGGCTAAGGTGCCGATTTTCCCATAAGCACTTTCATTTAATAACAAATGTTGTGGCGTAACTTCTGCTGTCACCCAACTGGGTTTTTCCTGCCGCAAAAATTCCGCCTCAATCCCCGTGGAAAGATGCAAAATATGTAAACGGCGCTGGTATTTCTTCGACAATTTCAACGCCAACTGAGTCGCATTTAAAGCCGCTTGGGGGTCTTGAATTTTCGAGTGAACGGCTGGGTCGGAAAAATCGGTGAATTGCTGACGGCGCTCATTAATCCGTCCTTGGTCTTCCGCATGAACGGCAATTAACCGCGTTCCGGTGGCAAAAATGGGTTCTATTTCGGCCTCGGTACTCACTAATAAAGCCCCATGAGCAGACCCCATAAATATCTTAATCCCACAGCTAGGGTTTGCCTCTCGCAGGTCGGGTAAATTTTCTGGAGTTGCACCCATAAAAAACCCGTAGTTAACCAGACATTTCTGGGCAGCCCGTTGTAATTTATCATCGAGGGCGGCCTGGGTGGTCGTTAGGGGGCGGGTGTTGGGCATTTCGAGAAAAGATGTCACCCCACCCCGCGCACAGGCACAACTGGCTGTAAAAAGGTCTTCTTTGTGTTCGAGGCCCGGTTCCCGGAAATGGACTTGGGGGTCAATTACACCGGGCAAAAGGGTTAAACCTGCTGCCTCAATGATTTTCTCGCCATTTTGGGGTTCTAGTTCAGGGGCAATGGCGCTGATTTTGCCTTGTTCAATGCGTAAATCTCCCCGCAAGAAATCCTGATTGGGGAGCAAAATCTGAGCTTGACGGATGAGTAAATTAGCAGTCATCGTAATTGGGGGGAATGTTCGTCCTGTTGCCTCAGTGTAGGACGAGTGGGCTGTATCGAATCAGACGTTAATCAAATCTGTGGTAAGATTTGGAACAGAATCCAAGCCAAAGGTTAGTCCTTGGCTTTCTGGTCTGAGGGCAAATCCTGATAGAAAATGAAAATCAGGATATTGCTCGATATTTTCTAATTTTACCCTGTTTTTAATACCCCTTGAACCAATGACTCGAATTGTTTGTCTAGCCAATTCTTGGAAACATGGAGAACGCTGCATTGCGGGAATTGATACGTTTAAAAAACAGTGGATTCGTCCCATTTCTGATTTAGAAAAAGGGAAAATTTCCAAGGCTATGCGTCAAATTAATGGCATTGAACCCGCTTTATTAGAGGTTTTGGATATTCCCTTAGCGGTAACGCCGAGTGAGGAGGATTGGGAGCGGGAAAACCGGGTGCTGTTAGCGGGAAAATGGAAACGATTAGGTCAGGTTTCGGTTGATTTTCTCAAGCCTTTCTGTGAAAATGAAGGGTATATTCTGCACAATGATCAACGATATGTTACAATGGAATATTTGCAATCTTTACCCTTGGAAGAACGCCAGACGTTGCAGTTAGTGGAAGCGGTGGATTTTCGGGTGCGTTCAACGGGCAAACGGTTTGAGGGGGTGGAGAAGTGGTCGGGGACGGTGATCACGGTCGGGGGACAGGAAATGACGGGGATGATTACGGATCCGGTGTTGAATCGGCGGTTGAGTTTGGGGGATAGCCCGCCTTCTCGTTGTTTGGTGACGTTTAGCCTCAGTTGGCCTTGGGTGCCGGGGGGGTGGAAGGAAGACGGGAATCCCTGTTGGAAGTTAATCGCGGGGGTTATCCCCTGCTCTGCATAATACGATACATCCCCAATAGGCTAGAAATATTGTGCTGGATGTAGTCGATGCGGATTTCAAATTCGGTGATGCCTTTACGGAATGCGCCGAGGACTTTTGGGGGGCGGGGTAGGTAGAGGGCGGTTTCGGGGTAATACTGGGTGTGGAGTTGGAAGGTGATGCCTAGCTGTAGGGCTTCAAAAATCAAGTCTGCGGCTTCTGGATTGCCGGAGTCTTGGGCGAGGTGGTAGGCGGCACAGAGTCCCTCCATACGGACGGCGGTGGGGATGGTGAGGGGGGGATAGTAAAAACTACCTAACCAGTCGATGTCGAGAGGGTCGCGGTTTTGGGCTTGAGCGATCGCATCGGCAATTCGTCCGGCATGGGTTAGGTAGAGGGCTTGGGGGCGTTCGGGAAAGAGTTCCTGGAGGGCGTAAAGCAGCCAGTGATCATGGGGGAGGAGTTCGTCGGGGACGGGTTCCCGTTTCTTAATGAGGGTGGTGGCGGCGGTTTCGGCACTGTCTAACCAACTGGTATCACCCGTCAAACGATAGAGGCGCAACAGGGAGAGGATGGCCTCGGCGGGGTAGTATTGGGAGACAAATTGACTGTCGGTGCCGTCGGGATAGGCTTGTTTATGGAGGGTAAAGGTGCCGTCGGGTTGTTGCAAGCTACGGATGCGTTTGCCGAGTTCTAAAATAATGGGAACGTAGGGTTTATCTTGGGTGAGTTCGGTATATTTGGCGAGGGCAATGATGGTTAAGGCGTTGCCCCCTAGTTTGGCATAACCTTCTTCTACGATACAGGTTCCTACGCCGGGGGAGGGGGCGGGGTGCATGGATTGAAGGAGGTAGGAGATGGCGGAAAGACAGACTTCGAGTAGTTCTTGGTCTTGGGTGACTTCGTAGAGTTCGAGGAGGGCGTAAATGGTTCCGGCATGGCGCAGGATGTTGTATTCTGCGGGGGTTTGGTCGGACTGGGGAAGGTAACGATAGAGAAATTGTCCCTCGGTGTTGAGGGAGGCTTTTAAGTAGTTGCCTCCGTTGATGGCGGTTTCTAGGATTTGGTCGGGGGAGAGGGTTTGATAGTTAAAGATGCGATGCCCCCGAAAGAGGGGTTTTATGGTTTTACTGTCGCTGAAGAAACTCTGAGATTCAAATTGATAAAATTTGATTTCTTTGGCCTGCTGAATGCGTTCGTAGGCGGCTAGTTGTTGGGGGTAGGGTTGCAAGTATTTTTTTATACGTTGGGGTTGTAAGTGTAATTCGGGATTAACGAGGTTGTGGAGGTGGAGGTGTTCGGGGAGAAAGGCAATTTGGGAGTCGGCATCAAAGGCTAAACCGTAGAGGCTCCGTTCAAGGGGGATGGGGAGGTCAGAGTTTAAACGATGCACTGGGACGACTTTCTGCACGATGTCGAGTTTGACCCAGAGAATAGAGGGGGGAAGGTGGGGACGCAGTTGGGCGATCGCATTTTCCACGGCCTGGCTAATCCCTCGCCCCCCTCCCCAAGCACATTGGGCGGTTGTTTCGCCATCACTCACGGATATAGCCACCAGACGAGGACTTTGGTCTGTGTTGAGGTGGGCGGGAAAATTCAGGGGTTCTTGGGGGTTTTGTAAGGTTGCCCCAATGGAATAGGCGATCGCTTCAAGATCCATTGCTGCCAAAACCAATAGGTTTTGAATATCCCCAAACCAAACTTTTTGTTGCGTCATGGTTATCCCGTTCAACCCTTTACCAATTTCCAATTTATCTTACATCTCTTCTTTGAGGGGTCAGGACAAAAGCCCCCCTCTGAGCTTAGGGCGGGCTGAATCACAA contains the following coding sequences:
- a CDS encoding dihydroorotase, with amino-acid sequence MTANLLIRQAQILLPNQDFLRGDLRIEQGKISAIAPELEPQNGEKIIEAAGLTLLPGVIDPQVHFREPGLEHKEDLFTASCACARGGVTSFLEMPNTRPLTTTQAALDDKLQRAAQKCLVNYGFFMGATPENLPDLREANPSCGIKIFMGSAHGALLVSTEAEIEPIFATGTRLIAVHAEDQGRINERRQQFTDFSDPAVHSKIQDPQAALNATQLALKLSKKYQRRLHILHLSTGIEAEFLRQEKPSWVTAEVTPQHLLLNESAYGKIGTLAQMNPPLRTEWDNEVLWRALLDGVIDFIATDHAPHTLEEKAKPYPLSPSGMPGVETSLPLMLTQAKRGRCTYAQVVNWMSTAVAKGYNIPNKGLIEVGYDGDVILVDLERERPVLREEVVSKCGWSPFEGWMLTGWPQYTIVGGQVAYEQGVLHTEVRGKALSFG
- a CDS encoding dual OB domain-containing protein, whose product is MTRIVCLANSWKHGERCIAGIDTFKKQWIRPISDLEKGKISKAMRQINGIEPALLEVLDIPLAVTPSEEDWERENRVLLAGKWKRLGQVSVDFLKPFCENEGYILHNDQRYVTMEYLQSLPLEERQTLQLVEAVDFRVRSTGKRFEGVEKWSGTVITVGGQEMTGMITDPVLNRRLSLGDSPPSRCLVTFSLSWPWVPGGWKEDGNPCWKLIAGVIPCSA